The Amblyomma americanum isolate KBUSLIRL-KWMA chromosome 5, ASM5285725v1, whole genome shotgun sequence genome window below encodes:
- the LOC144132522 gene encoding uncharacterized protein LOC144132522, translated as MSAPTSVRHLKTHFKRLGVDMRAPCTDAGFSDTLAGVEPPKRESSCWLINQVGIWNRFFQNVGVELNQNGPGKLSVRTFGSCCNPSFSDYGLVCATLLGELLAGHRCIYNVHLSYSGQMFGLKPGALANLIPNGAIEHFHVDGARMSSDEAHGLIRAMVRGQPASIEISNVKLRPCIATMLSNCVESTVTLKELSLVEVGLKVDDVMTLFKTLESSKTVECFKLEGNAVGVRGAQQLASVLKQNKTLRSATVQKAQLEAEGAIAIVSALAENTTLTVLRIASNYIGDVGTRALADALKINNTLLGLDLRDNAKGVQGGHAIAQMLAVNAKLEELHVCGNAISDSAVVAIAESILHNKALNALSIFANNIGEDGVTALARLLASNKTLWRLNATLKSTSGDTRPLDTFTNALASSKSLYAVQLFVWGSLAMKKLSHAVQLTKTLQYLCVRSYGTEIQQLCSALEANHSIQEVQIDSFIYIEDGTALARLIEKTKTLQAVTITKELSTLCVTRIFHGLAKNKSICLFSAQCVTLGMTTCTAIAATLEVNRTLCSITLGWSSFTDDCLSVISAGVAKNPVIQIMELTYMSYSNVGLKIKEHLRRNSSMMLQAVEFVLDHKVGRVEAEAFEMFKNNAFFRQQLSKAAISRGLSSPLPLLRETEHFIEDNYFRITGVVKQKVVCVRAVRKRKKVTMFDQLNEYCLKKVFSYLRVSDVRL; from the coding sequence ATGAGTGCGCCGACCAGCGTGCGTCATCTAAAGACGCACTTCAAGCGCCTCGGAGTGGACATGAGGGCGCCATGTACCGACGCTGGCTTTTCCGACACCCTGGCCGGTGTGGAGCCGCCGAAGAGAGAAAGCAGCTGCTGGCTCATCAACCAAGTCGGCATCTGGAACCGATTTTTCCAGAACGTTGGCGTCGAGCTCAACCAGAACGGGCCCGGTAAGCTGTCCGTTCGCACGTTCGGGTCCTGTTGCAACCCCAGCTTTAGCGACTATGGACTAGTGTGCGCGACGCTTTTGGGAGAGCTGCTCGCTGGCCACCGGTGCATTTACAACGTGCACTTAAGCTACTCGGGCCAAATGTTCGGGCTCAAGCCGGGCGCGCTCGCCAACTTGATCCCCAACGGCGCTATAGAGCACTTTCATGTGGACGGAGCGCGGATGTCGAGTGACGAGGCGCATGGCCTTATCAGAGCCATGGTGCGTGGCCAGCCGGCCAGCATAGAGATCTCCAACGTAAAGCTGCGCCCCTGCATAGCGACGATGCTTTCGAATTGCGTCGAGTCGACCGTGACGCTGAAGGAACTGTCCCTCGTTGAGGTCGGCCTCAAAGTGGATGACGTCATGACGCTGTTCAAGACGCTCGAGTCGAGCAAGACGGTGGAATGTTTCAAGCTGGAGGGCAATGCGGTGGGCGTACGAGGAGCGCAGCAGCTTGCGAGTGTTCTTAAACAGAACAAGACGCTGAGGTCGGCAACTGTACAAAAGGCGCAACTCGAGGCCGAAGGGGCGATAGCCATAGTGTCTGCACTCGCGGAGAACACCACACTGACAGTGTTGCGGATTGCGAGCAACTACATCGGAGACGTAGGGACGCGGGCGTTGGCCGACGCTTTGAAGATCAACAACACTCTTCTGGGTCTGGACTTGCGTGACAACGCGAAGGGCGTCCAAGGAGGGCATGCGATTGCCCAGATGCTCGCCGTAAACGCCAAGCTCGAGGAGCTGCACGTGTGTGGCAATGCCATCTCAGACTCTGCAGTCGTTGCTATCGCAGAGTCTATACTCCATAACAAGGCGCTAAACGCGCTTTCCATATTTGCGAACAACATTGGCGAGGACGGGGTCACCGCGTTGGCCAGACTGCTGGCCAGCAACAAGACGCTGTGGCGACTCAACGCCACTCTGAAATCCACCAGCGGCGACACAAGGCCTCTGGACACCTTCACTAACGCCCTGGCATCAAGCAAGAGCCTCTATGCTGTGCAGCTTTTCGTCTGGGGCTCCCTCGCCATGAAGAAGCTGTCGCACGCTGTACAGCTGACGAAGACCCTCCAGTACCTTTGTGTCCGTTCATATGGGACTGAAATCCAGCAACTGTGCTCCGCACTGGAAGCAAACCATTCAATCCAAGAGGTCCAGATCGACAGCTTCATCTACATCGAGGATGGGACTGCGCTGGCCCGCCTCATCGAGAAGACGAAGACTCTCCAAGCAGTGACCATCACCAAGGAGCTGAGCACCCTGTGCGTCACCCGCATTTTCCACGGCCTGGCCAAGAACAAGAGCATCTGTTTGTTCAGCGCCCAGTGTGTTACCCTCGGAATGACCACCTGCACGGCCATTGCCGCCACTCTAGAGGTCAACAGGACGCTCTGCTCCATTACTTTAGGCTGGTCCTCTTTCACCGATGACTGCCTGAGTGTCATCAGTGCAGGAGTTGCTAAAAACCCTGTGATCCAGATTATGGAACTGACCTACATGAGTTACAGTAACGTGGGGCTCAAGATCAAGGAGCACCTCCGGCGCAACTCGTCCATGATGTTGCAGGCTGTCGAGTTTGTGCTTGATCACAAAGTGGGCAGGGTGGAAGCTGAGGCGTTTGAGATGTTCAAGAACAATGCGTTCTTTCGTCAGCAACTGAGCAAGGCTGCAATAAGCAGGGGTCTTTCATCTCCACTGCCATTGCTTAGAGAGACCGAGCACTTCATTGAAGACAATTACTTCCGGATTACGGGAGTAGTCAAGCAGAAGGTTGTGTGCGTTCGGGCTGTGCGCAAAAGGAAGAAGGTGACAATGTTCGACCAGCTCAACGAGTACTGCTTGAAGAAAGTCTTCTCGTATCTTCGGGTTTCCGATGTGCGGCTGTGA